The Sebastes umbrosus isolate fSebUmb1 chromosome 4, fSebUmb1.pri, whole genome shotgun sequence genome has a window encoding:
- the LOC119486654 gene encoding P2Y purinoceptor 8-like, translating into MGNSSALSVSGSNISTNGSLSGHDPFESPWSFWSFLMSMDSYMEMMNKCHVETGKVSWLAVKVFVLVTALPANAGLMWLLLKRRSAMTPSEVLGLNVSVMDVLYCLCLPLDIYSTLHETSQVTRSVREALFALNIFGCPLLLTFMCLERYVAAARPVAYIRLGRREYRVALCAGAWLLTLTVALLGYFVQMFTMALSLSITISLLFVVMLLCLLAIVWVLCQSGPGHASGSSVPLKRRALKNIVAVMVPSVVAYSPVVALVPYMSVIVSRPSETISSAQCSVLQVLLLFPNFGLFIGPMFYLTRFRQVACWTKDQQNPNSRTQAE; encoded by the coding sequence ATGGGGAACAGCAGCGCATTGTCCGTCAGTGGAAGCAACATCAGTACCAACGGGTCTCTCAGCGGACACGATCCGTTCGAGTCCCCCTGGTCCTTCTGGTCCTTCCTCATGTCCATGGACAGTTACATGGAGATGATGAACAAGTGTCACGTGGAAACTGGTAAAGTGAGCTGGTTGGCGGTGAAGGTCTTCGTATTGGTGACGGCACTTCCAGCTAACGCAGGCTTGATGTGGCTGCTGCTGAAGAGGAGGAGCGCCATGACGCCATCTGAGGTGTTGGGACTCAACGTGTCCGTCATGGATGTCCTGTACTGCCTCTGTCTGCCTCTGGACATCTACTCCACCCTACACGAGACCTCTCAGGTGACCCGCTCCGTCCGCGAAGCCCTCTTCGCTCTCAACATCTTTGGCTGTCCGCTGCTGTTGACCTTCATGTGTTTGGAGCGCTACGTGGCGGCGGCCCGGCCCGTCGCCTACATCAGGCTGGGGAGGCGGGAGTACCGGGTGGCGCTGTGTGCCGGCGCCTGGCTCCTCACCCTGACCGTGGCCCTGCTGGGGTATTTCGTCCAGATGTTCACAATGgctctgtctctgtccatcACCATCTCGCTGCTCTTCGTGGTCATGCTGCTGTGTCTGCTGGCCATCGTGTGGGTGTTGTGTCAGAGCGGGCCGGGCCACGCCTCAGGCTCCAGTGTGCCGCTGAAGAGGAGAGCTCTGAAGAACATCGTGGCGGTGATGGTACCGTCGGTGGTGGCGTACTCTCCTGTGGTGGCTCTGGTCCCCTACATGTCTGTGATCGTATCCAGGCCCTCCGAGACCATCAGCTCGGCTCAGTGCAGCGTCCTGCAGGTCCTGCTGCTCTTCCCAAACTTCGGCCTGTTCATCGGTCCCATGTTCTACCTGACCCGGTTCAGACAGGTGGCCTGCTGGACCAAAGACCAGCAGAACCCAAACTCCAGAACCCAGGCAGAGTAG
- the tph2 gene encoding tryptophan 5-hydroxylase 2 — translation MASSHVMKPGPEPVPRMQPAMMMFSSKYWSRRGLSLDSAMFHQQQQRHTGGQMSRRPSFCPINEVPDTESAEDCEKTAVVFSLKNEVGCLVKALRLFQEKRVNLSHIESRMSKRVLNEVEIFADCSCSKKEFNELLEHLKDHVNVISFNTPAHVWSAEAEGNDVPWFPMKISELDQCSHRVLMYGTELDADHPGFKDDVYRQRRKYFVEVAMNYKFGQPIPHVQYTPEEVRTWGVVFRELTKLYPTHACREYLKNLPLLSKHCGYRNDNIPQLEDVSQFLRERSGFTVRPVAGYLSPRDFLAGLAYRVFNCTQYVRHSTDPLYTPEPDTCHELLGHVPLLADPKFAQFSQEIGLASLGASDEDVQKLATCYFFTIEFGLCKQDGQLRAYGAGLLSSIGELRHALSDQACVRMFDPRTTCNQECLITTFQDVYFVSESFEEAKEKMREFAKTIKRPFSVYYNPYTQSVDLLKDTRGIENVVQDLRSDLTTVCDALGKMNTYMGI, via the exons ATGGCTTCGTCCCATGTGATGAAGCCCGGCCCGGAGCCAGTTCCCCGCATGCAGCCGGCCATGATGATGTTCTCCAGTAAGTACTGGTCCAGGAGGGGTCTGTCTCTGGACTCAGCCATgttccaccagcagcagcagcgccacACCGGGGGGCAGATG TCGAGGCGCCCGTCCTTCTGTCCCATCAACGAGGTGCCGGATACAGAGAGCGCTGAGGATTGTGAGAAGACAGCGGTGGTGTTTTCTCTGAAGAACGAGGTGGGATGTCTGGTCAAAGCCCTAAGACTCTTCCAG GAGAAGCGAGTGAACCTGAGCCACATCGAGTCTCGGATGTCGAAGCGAGTCCTGAACGAGGTGGAGATCTTTGCCGACTGCAGCTGCAGTAAGAAAGAGTTCAACGAGCTGCTGGAGCACCTCAAAGATCACGTTAACGTCATCTCCTTCAACACACCTGCACACGTGTGGTCTGCTGAGGCAG AGGGAAACGACGTTCCCTGGTTCCCCATGAAGATCTCTGAGTTGGATCAGTGTTCTCACAGAGTGCTGATGTACGGAACCGAGCTGGACGCCGACCACCCT GGCTTTAAGGATGATGTTTACCGTCAGAGGAGGAAATACTTTGTGGAAGTGGCCATGAATTATAAATT CGGCCAGCCCATCCCTCATGTCCAGTACACCCCGGAGGAGGTCAGGACGTGGGGGGTGGTCTTTAGAGAGCTGACCAAGCTGTACCCGACTCACGCCTGCAGAGAATACCTGAAGAACCTGCCGCTGCTCAGCAAACACTGTGGTTACCGCAACGACAACATCCCCCAGCTGGAGGACGTGTCCCAGTTTCTCAGAG AGCGGTCTGGTTTCACAGTGCGACCAGTAGCAGGTTATCTGTCTCCCAGAGACTTCCTGGCTGGTTTGGCCTACAGAGTGTTTAACTGCACTCAGTATGTTCGTCACAGCACCGACCCGCTATACACACCTGAGCC GGATACGTGTCATGAGCTGCTGGGTCATGTTCCTCTGCTGGCAGATCCAAAGTTTGCTCAGTTCTCTCAGGAGATCGGCCTGGCTTCTCTGGGAGCGTCTGATGAGGACGTTCAGAAACTGGCCACA TGTTATTTCTTCACCATCGAGTTCGGACTCTGTAAACAGGATGGTCAGCTGAGAGCTTACGGAGCCGGTTTACTGTCGTCTATAGGAGAGCTgagg CATGCCCTGTCAGATCAGGCCTGTGTGAGGATGTTCGACCCGAGGACCACCTGCAACCAGGAGTGTCTCATCACCACCTTCCAGGACGTCTACTTTGTGTCCGAGAGCTTCGAGGAGGCCAAAGAGAAGATGAG GGAGTTTGCTAAGACGATAAAGAGGCCGTTCTCGGTGTACTACAACCCGTACACTCAGAGCGTCGACCTGCTCAAAGACACCCGCGGCATCGAGAACGTGGTGCAGGACCTGCGCAGCGACCTCACCACCGTGTGTGACGCTCTGGGGAAGATGAACACCTACATGGGCATCTGA
- the tbc1d15 gene encoding TBC1 domain family member 15 isoform X2: MATESPLKVIFEHEGVFIHPSSDEDGLEQDLLISGSLRIVDKDAEVLVEYRPLEDTVDPSNMLCAGKDSSSVMEWDQCSGGKSHQLLESQHSYETEWDMVNAVSFKKRTCTNGEGSLNHSHERSRGAFSFSVGDLRSITVKEEGWTFLLLKLKESCASPPALHFHQGGSREFLDTLRTFALLTEAPEDDTCLLVSSPNRALSQSFENLLDDNNFGLVNKFRKDPYVTTLGGFSKVTNYIFDAFRGTEEQHQRPPEEVADLLGEVIPGLEINQQEEPGFEVITRIDLGTRPEVMRREPLSAEDWTRHQDPEGRMINIPRLKQDIFKGGLCHSLRKEAWKFLLGYVPWDSTLEERKVLQRAKTDEYFRMKLQWKSVSEEQERRNSKLRDYKSLIEKDVNRTDRTNRFYEGIDNPGLVLLHDILMTYCMYDFDLGYVQGMSDLLSPILYVMENEVDAFWCFVSFMDQMHQNFEEQMQGMKTQLIQLSTLLRLLDLAFWNYLESQDSGYLYFCFRWLLIRFKRELNFQDVLRLWEVMWTGLPCQNFHLLVCCAILDSEKHKIMEENYGFNEILKHINELSMKLDVEEILQKAEGISQQIHSCKDVPHSISIILGLDQVCDSGPSPALRPTQRADACSNGLLRGSSSHSNGCKVAFIS; encoded by the exons ATGGCGACGGAGTCTCCTCTAAAG GTCATATTTGAACATGAAGGAGTCTTCATCCATCCGAGCAGTGATGAAGACGGCCTCGAGCAGGATTTACTCATATCAGGCTCCCTGCGGATTGTTGACAAG GATGCTGAAGTCCTGGTGGAGTACAGACCTCTGGAAGACACAGTCGACCCATCAAACATGCTGTGTGCTGGAAAG GACTCCAGTTCAGTCATGGAGTGGGACCAGTGTTCAGGTGGGAAGTCCCACCAGCTGTTAGAAAGCCAGCACAGCTACGAGACAGAGTGGGACATGGTCAACGCCGTGTCCTTCAAGAAGAGAACCTGCACAAACGGAGAGG GCTCTCTGAACCACAGCCATGAGAGGAGCCGGGGTGCGTTCAGCTTCAGTGTCGGTGACCTCCGGTCCATCACAGTGAAGGAAGAAGGTTGGACCTTCCTGCTCCTCAAACTGAAGGAGTCCTGCGCCTCCCCGCCTGCTCTGCACTTCCACCAGGGCggcagcagagagttcctggaCACCCTGAGGACGTTCGCTCTGCTCACCGA ggctCCAGAGGATGACACCTGTCTGTTGGTCAGCTCTCCTAACAGAGCTCTGTCTCAGTCCTTTGAGAACCTGCTGGACGACAACAACTTTGGCCTTGTTAAT AAGTTCAGGAAGGATCCGTACGTCACCACACTGGGGGGCTTCTCTAAAGTCACCAACTACATCTTCGATGCCTTCCGGGGGACAGAGGAGCAGCACCAGCGCCCCCCGGAGGAGGTGGCCGACCTGCTGGGGGAGGTCATCCCGGGACTGGAGATCAACCAGCAGGAAGAGCCCGGCTTTGAGGTCATCACCAGG ATCGACCTGGGGACGAGGCCTGAGGTGATGAGGAGGGAGCCTCTGTCAGCGGAGGACTGGACCAGACACCAGGATCCAGAGGGGAGGATGATCAACATCCCACGGCTCAAACAAGACATCTTCAAAGGA GGACTCTGTCACTCTTTGAGGAAAGAGGCCTGGAAGTTCCTGCTGGGTTATGTCCCCTGGGACAGCACGCTGGAAGAGAGGAAAGTCCTGCAGAGAGCCAAAAC TGATGAGTACTTTAGGATGAAGCTGCAGTGGAAGTCCGTCAGTGAGGAACAGGAGAGGAGGAACTCAAAGCTGAGGGACTACAAGAGTCTGATAG AGAAAGATGtgaacagaacagacagaaccaACAGGTTCTACGAGGGTATCGATAACCCGGGTCTGGTCCTCCTCCACGACATCCTGATGACCTACTGCATGTACGACTTTGACCTGG GTTACGTCCAGGGGATGAGCGACCTGCTGTCTCCCATCCTCTACGTGATGGAGAACGAGGTGGACGCCTTCTGGTGTTTTGTCTCCTTCATGGACCAGATG caCCAGAACTTTGAGGAGCAGATGCAGGGTATGAAGACCCAGCTGATCCAGCTCAGTACGCTGCTCAGACTGCTGGACTTGGCCTTCTGGAACTACCTCG AGTCTCAGGATTCAGGTTACCTGTATTTCTGTTTCCGCTGGTTGCTGATCCGATTCAAGAGAGAGCTCAACTTCCAGGACGTTCTGCGACTCTGGGAG GTGATGTGGACTGGTCTGCCCTGTCAGAACTTCCACCTGCTGGTCTGCTGCGCCATCCTGGACTCAGAGAAACACAAGATCATGGAGGAGAACTACGGCTTCAACGAAATCCTCAAG CACATTAATGAGCTCTCCATGAAGCTGGACGTAGAGGAGATCCTCCAGAAAGCAGAAGGCATCAGTCAGCAGATTCACAGCTGTAAG GACGTGCCTCACTCCATCAGCATTATCCTGGGCCTGGACCAGGTCTGTGACTCTGGACCGTCTCCGGCTCTCCGGCCGACCCAGCGAGCCGACGCCTGCTCTAACGGACTCTTGAGAGGAAGCAGCTCTCACAGCAACGGCTGCAAAGTGGCCTTCATATCGTAG
- the tbc1d15 gene encoding TBC1 domain family member 15 isoform X1, which produces MATESPLKVIFEHEGVFIHPSSDEDGLEQDLLISGSLRIVDKDAEVLVEYRPLEDTVDPSNMLCAGKDSSSVMEWDQCSGGKSHQLLESQHSYETEWDMVNAVSFKKRTCTNGEGSLNHSHERSRGAFSFSVGDLRSITVKEEGWTFLLLKLKESCASPPALHFHQGGSREFLDTLRTFALLTEAPEDDTCLLVSSPNRALSQSFENLLDDNNFGLVNQKFRKDPYVTTLGGFSKVTNYIFDAFRGTEEQHQRPPEEVADLLGEVIPGLEINQQEEPGFEVITRIDLGTRPEVMRREPLSAEDWTRHQDPEGRMINIPRLKQDIFKGGLCHSLRKEAWKFLLGYVPWDSTLEERKVLQRAKTDEYFRMKLQWKSVSEEQERRNSKLRDYKSLIEKDVNRTDRTNRFYEGIDNPGLVLLHDILMTYCMYDFDLGYVQGMSDLLSPILYVMENEVDAFWCFVSFMDQMHQNFEEQMQGMKTQLIQLSTLLRLLDLAFWNYLESQDSGYLYFCFRWLLIRFKRELNFQDVLRLWEVMWTGLPCQNFHLLVCCAILDSEKHKIMEENYGFNEILKHINELSMKLDVEEILQKAEGISQQIHSCKDVPHSISIILGLDQVCDSGPSPALRPTQRADACSNGLLRGSSSHSNGCKVAFIS; this is translated from the exons ATGGCGACGGAGTCTCCTCTAAAG GTCATATTTGAACATGAAGGAGTCTTCATCCATCCGAGCAGTGATGAAGACGGCCTCGAGCAGGATTTACTCATATCAGGCTCCCTGCGGATTGTTGACAAG GATGCTGAAGTCCTGGTGGAGTACAGACCTCTGGAAGACACAGTCGACCCATCAAACATGCTGTGTGCTGGAAAG GACTCCAGTTCAGTCATGGAGTGGGACCAGTGTTCAGGTGGGAAGTCCCACCAGCTGTTAGAAAGCCAGCACAGCTACGAGACAGAGTGGGACATGGTCAACGCCGTGTCCTTCAAGAAGAGAACCTGCACAAACGGAGAGG GCTCTCTGAACCACAGCCATGAGAGGAGCCGGGGTGCGTTCAGCTTCAGTGTCGGTGACCTCCGGTCCATCACAGTGAAGGAAGAAGGTTGGACCTTCCTGCTCCTCAAACTGAAGGAGTCCTGCGCCTCCCCGCCTGCTCTGCACTTCCACCAGGGCggcagcagagagttcctggaCACCCTGAGGACGTTCGCTCTGCTCACCGA ggctCCAGAGGATGACACCTGTCTGTTGGTCAGCTCTCCTAACAGAGCTCTGTCTCAGTCCTTTGAGAACCTGCTGGACGACAACAACTTTGGCCTTGTTAAT CAGAAGTTCAGGAAGGATCCGTACGTCACCACACTGGGGGGCTTCTCTAAAGTCACCAACTACATCTTCGATGCCTTCCGGGGGACAGAGGAGCAGCACCAGCGCCCCCCGGAGGAGGTGGCCGACCTGCTGGGGGAGGTCATCCCGGGACTGGAGATCAACCAGCAGGAAGAGCCCGGCTTTGAGGTCATCACCAGG ATCGACCTGGGGACGAGGCCTGAGGTGATGAGGAGGGAGCCTCTGTCAGCGGAGGACTGGACCAGACACCAGGATCCAGAGGGGAGGATGATCAACATCCCACGGCTCAAACAAGACATCTTCAAAGGA GGACTCTGTCACTCTTTGAGGAAAGAGGCCTGGAAGTTCCTGCTGGGTTATGTCCCCTGGGACAGCACGCTGGAAGAGAGGAAAGTCCTGCAGAGAGCCAAAAC TGATGAGTACTTTAGGATGAAGCTGCAGTGGAAGTCCGTCAGTGAGGAACAGGAGAGGAGGAACTCAAAGCTGAGGGACTACAAGAGTCTGATAG AGAAAGATGtgaacagaacagacagaaccaACAGGTTCTACGAGGGTATCGATAACCCGGGTCTGGTCCTCCTCCACGACATCCTGATGACCTACTGCATGTACGACTTTGACCTGG GTTACGTCCAGGGGATGAGCGACCTGCTGTCTCCCATCCTCTACGTGATGGAGAACGAGGTGGACGCCTTCTGGTGTTTTGTCTCCTTCATGGACCAGATG caCCAGAACTTTGAGGAGCAGATGCAGGGTATGAAGACCCAGCTGATCCAGCTCAGTACGCTGCTCAGACTGCTGGACTTGGCCTTCTGGAACTACCTCG AGTCTCAGGATTCAGGTTACCTGTATTTCTGTTTCCGCTGGTTGCTGATCCGATTCAAGAGAGAGCTCAACTTCCAGGACGTTCTGCGACTCTGGGAG GTGATGTGGACTGGTCTGCCCTGTCAGAACTTCCACCTGCTGGTCTGCTGCGCCATCCTGGACTCAGAGAAACACAAGATCATGGAGGAGAACTACGGCTTCAACGAAATCCTCAAG CACATTAATGAGCTCTCCATGAAGCTGGACGTAGAGGAGATCCTCCAGAAAGCAGAAGGCATCAGTCAGCAGATTCACAGCTGTAAG GACGTGCCTCACTCCATCAGCATTATCCTGGGCCTGGACCAGGTCTGTGACTCTGGACCGTCTCCGGCTCTCCGGCCGACCCAGCGAGCCGACGCCTGCTCTAACGGACTCTTGAGAGGAAGCAGCTCTCACAGCAACGGCTGCAAAGTGGCCTTCATATCGTAG